The Chlorocebus sabaeus isolate Y175 chromosome 6, mChlSab1.0.hap1, whole genome shotgun sequence genome has a segment encoding these proteins:
- the LOC103247766 gene encoding pregnancy-specific beta-1-glycoprotein 3-like has translation MSLEMETAEKSYLGGKVRWNLQGAQQLHIPDGPDVPSIVSPFSNYHTGEKLHLYCFADSNPPAEYSWKINGKFLQSGQELFIPHITTMHSGLYGCSARNSATGRERSTFKMIEVSPPLGRGKLAWNHLT, from the exons ATGTCCTTGGAAATGGAAACTGCAGAGAAATCATATCTGGGGGGCAAAGTAAGATGGAATTTGCAAGGGGCCCAGCAGTTGCATATTCCAG ATGGTCCAGACGTCCCCAGCATTGTGTCTCCATTCTCCAATTACCATACAGGAGAAAAGCTCCACTTGTACTGCTTCGCGGACTCTAACCCACCGGCAGAGTATTCTTGGAAGATTAATGGGAAGTTTCTGCAATCAGGACAAGAGCTCTTTATCCCCCATATTACTACAATGCATAGCGGACTCTATGGTTGCTCTGCTCGTAACTCAGCCACTGGCAGGGAACGTTCCACATTCAAGATGATCGAAGTCTCTC CTCCTTTAGGAAGAGGAAAGCTAGCCTGGAATCATCTGACATAG